A section of the Rhipicephalus sanguineus isolate Rsan-2018 chromosome 11, BIME_Rsan_1.4, whole genome shotgun sequence genome encodes:
- the LOC119375659 gene encoding protein ZNRD2 translates to MEDYDWKPPSEAELKVLEARRERMDKISGIMGDYLLKGYKMLSDVCDVCSTILLEDRQRKAYCIACSEVDTMENVKDNPVLSDVAAQRLVEERQASSELSAPSQSTLSEEMHHNHAPPLIPRRATTVISSNASVPMAPATVESLSPCILASRDPGLCGSQQQMVENASMAPDSTQRDHEVVAAMQAVQGKMVWATRELKMCSSVELSIQMCNLIKTCAEAITALTDMRSANAGPDCAARQGRCE, encoded by the exons ATGGAGGACTACGACTGGAAACCGCCGTCTGAAGCGGAGCTAAAAGTCCTCGAAGCTCGGCGAGAACGAATGGACAAGATCAGCGGCATCATGGGCGATTACCTTCTCAAGGGGTACAAGATGCTAAGCGACGTTTGCGATGTCTGCAGC ACCATACTATTGGAGGACCGTCAGCGCAAGGCGTACTGCATTGCATGCTCAGAGGTGGACACAATGGAGAACGTCAAAGACAACCCAG TTCTCTCGGACGTTGCAGCGCAGCGTCTCGTTGAGGAACGCCAAGCGAGCTCAGAGTTGAGCGCCCCTTCCCAGAGCACGCTCTCGGAAGAGATGCACCACAACCACGCACCACCACTCATTCCGCGCCGAGCCACAACAGTCATCTCGAGCAACGCCTCCGTGCCCATGGCCCCCGCCACCGTCGAAAGCCTGTCACCGTGCATCTTGGCGTCGCGAGACCCGGGGCTGTGTGGAAGCCAGCAGCAAATGGTGGAGAACGCCTCGATGGCTCCCGACTCGACGCAGCGAGACCACGAAGTCGTGGCGGCCATGCAAGCCGTTCAGGGAAAGATGGTCTGGGCGACGCGAGAACTGAAAATGTGTTCCAGCGTCGAGCTGTCCATCCAGATGTGCAACCTCATCAAGACGTGCGCGGAGGCCATCACGGCCTTGACTGACATGAGGTCTGCCAACGCAGGTCCGGACTGCGCTGCCAGGCAAGGCAGGTGTGAATGA